From a single Aggregatilinea lenta genomic region:
- the mutM gene encoding bifunctional DNA-formamidopyrimidine glycosylase/DNA-(apurinic or apyrimidinic site) lyase: MPELPEVETVVRGVRDALVGRTITGVTLDWPAGLVTPDSTVFAARIAGQSVQRVDRRGKYIVITLSHDTLIIHLKMTGRLYVVPDAAEQYADRWVHFTFQLDNGHQLRFSDSRKFGRVYLVDDPAEVTGPLGPEPLSDAFTLDLFRARLAGRTGALKPLLLNQTFLAGMGNIYVDEALFASELHPLRRADTLDEDDITRLYAAIRHVLDLGVQREGASVNWYRKPDGTKGTAQNGLNAYGQTGQPCPRCGTPVIKIVVGQRGTHLCPTCQKR; encoded by the coding sequence ATGCCAGAACTGCCTGAAGTCGAAACCGTCGTGCGCGGCGTGCGCGACGCGCTGGTGGGCCGGACCATCACCGGCGTGACGCTCGACTGGCCTGCGGGCCTCGTCACGCCCGATTCGACCGTCTTTGCCGCGCGCATCGCCGGGCAGTCCGTGCAGCGCGTGGACCGGCGCGGCAAGTACATCGTGATCACGCTCAGCCACGACACGCTGATCATTCACCTGAAGATGACCGGTCGCCTGTACGTGGTGCCCGATGCCGCCGAACAGTACGCGGACCGCTGGGTACACTTTACGTTTCAGCTCGACAACGGCCACCAGCTTCGTTTTTCGGACTCGCGCAAATTTGGGCGCGTGTATCTGGTGGACGATCCGGCGGAGGTCACCGGGCCGCTGGGACCGGAGCCGCTCAGCGACGCCTTCACGCTGGACCTGTTCCGGGCGCGGCTGGCCGGGCGCACTGGCGCGCTGAAGCCGCTGCTGCTCAACCAGACGTTTTTGGCCGGGATGGGCAACATTTACGTGGACGAGGCGCTGTTCGCCAGCGAACTGCACCCGCTGCGCCGTGCGGATACGCTGGACGAGGACGACATCACCCGGCTGTACGCAGCGATCCGGCACGTGCTGGACCTGGGCGTCCAGCGCGAAGGGGCCAGCGTGAACTGGTACCGCAAGCCGGACGGCACGAAGGGCACGGCGCAGAATGGGCTGAACGCCTACGGGCAAACAGGGCAACCCTGCCCGCGCTGCGGCACGCCCGTGATCAAGATCGTGGTGGGACAGCGCGGGACGCATCTATGTCCGACTTGCCAAAAGCGGTAG
- a CDS encoding ArnT family glycosyltransferase gives MKSTVSLLPLLLVYFVVVLVAAPDSLASDDEDRYAQYAENLTHGFYSPEGRVDLWFGPGYPLVLVPFAAFDLPWMAARLLNGLMLFAAVLVFYATLRLYAPERYALVGATLFGLYPPFVLLTYRLYSEMLALLLVTGMVYHFCRVFRPSRAGAGLHLVLAGLCLAVLALTKVFFGFAILAGLVVFGALYAATRHPAYRPVLLMSGVALAVCVPYLVYTFQLTHQLYYWGNSGGLSLYWMSSPYEGDLGDWHSKADFNSPDYTDGGEALAINHGAFFSDVTLMSDMDRDMAFRNQAVENIKAHPAKFVQNWIANVGRLVFNYPYSYTPQKISTYLYILPNMLLIAAAVLSLYPTWAARRRFPPEIALLLGFGLLTFGGSSVLSAYNRQFLPVVPVLGLWIGYVWSNLARIELRAPDPALAMLDGSQ, from the coding sequence ATGAAAAGCACCGTGAGCCTGTTACCCCTTTTGCTCGTTTACTTTGTGGTCGTGCTGGTCGCGGCCCCGGACAGCCTGGCGAGCGACGACGAAGACCGCTACGCACAGTACGCGGAAAACCTGACGCACGGGTTCTATTCGCCGGAGGGGCGCGTGGACCTGTGGTTTGGACCGGGCTATCCCCTCGTGCTGGTGCCGTTCGCCGCGTTCGATCTGCCGTGGATGGCGGCCCGCCTGCTAAACGGGCTGATGCTGTTTGCGGCAGTCCTGGTGTTTTACGCCACGCTGCGGCTGTATGCGCCGGAACGCTACGCGCTGGTAGGGGCGACTCTGTTCGGCCTCTACCCGCCGTTTGTGCTGCTGACCTACCGGCTCTATTCCGAGATGTTGGCGCTGCTGCTCGTGACGGGCATGGTCTACCATTTCTGCCGCGTCTTTCGTCCCTCGCGGGCCGGGGCAGGGCTGCATCTGGTGCTGGCGGGGCTGTGCCTCGCGGTGCTGGCGCTGACCAAGGTCTTCTTCGGCTTCGCGATCCTGGCCGGGCTGGTGGTGTTCGGCGCGCTGTACGCGGCGACCCGGCACCCTGCGTACAGGCCGGTGTTGCTGATGTCCGGCGTGGCGCTGGCGGTGTGCGTGCCCTATCTGGTCTACACCTTCCAGCTGACGCACCAGTTGTACTACTGGGGCAATTCCGGCGGCTTGAGCCTGTACTGGATGTCCAGCCCCTATGAGGGTGACCTGGGCGACTGGCACTCGAAGGCCGACTTCAACTCGCCGGACTACACCGACGGCGGCGAGGCCCTGGCGATCAATCACGGCGCGTTTTTCAGTGACGTGACGCTGATGTCGGACATGGACCGCGACATGGCCTTCCGCAATCAGGCCGTGGAGAATATCAAGGCGCACCCGGCCAAATTCGTGCAGAACTGGATTGCCAACGTCGGGCGGCTGGTGTTCAACTATCCCTATTCGTACACCCCGCAGAAGATCTCCACCTATCTCTACATTCTGCCCAACATGCTCCTGATCGCGGCGGCGGTGCTGAGCCTCTATCCCACCTGGGCGGCGCGACGGCGCTTCCCGCCGGAGATCGCGCTGCTGCTGGGCTTCGGCCTGCTGACCTTCGGCGGATCGTCGGTGCTCAGCGCGTATAACCGCCAGTTTTTGCCGGTGGTGCCGGTCCTGGGCCTGTGGATCGGGTACGTGTGGAGCAACCTGGCACGCATCGAGCTGCGCGCGCCTGACCCGGCGCTCGCCATGCTCGACGGTAGCCAGTAA
- a CDS encoding M23 family metallopeptidase: MPTTRRTLTLRIAILAFWVVLLLLAVGPVFAQDGSTAEVAPDGLDELAARLAPLLVGAALIERGLEFIFNWVERAVLDCSHYLHAFAARVTGLVTVDLRQAWGEWNDLTSALINENRTAEAAMSGDPDSDDPSEWPLGTLEARLIEAREQLEAGQTALEKAMDSPIYISRKRVAAGWLSMSFGVALAATTGLRLFAPLGIDVPGWFESPFDIVDLVLAGLLMGLGTEWVHQVIGLLIQGKGLLGRAGTGSNLDTEQVRNLAALTVEDEFNARLDQMLPEFLRGVVTAHAASAADDGDTKAISPLASRILAELPATASAAATGSGLPGRSSVVEGAEADQDEDVLPLDDTGDEDDGTLAETDAATTSGTVTAAAQSLASSTAQDAAPALRHIVSMRDTMVTVRRGGAVARREPTSDSQKLGDLRGGEHRWTRALAWGDSTWLQIPWDAPDVKTAWIPAEQTDFPRGTGYTQVSRAWYESDAVLAFRRGLLRDLLRVRGTATDRMDQVSRLNGEALVQLEQSLAGQTMIPEYGNFWRLQALLGLPDAFDLLPVHTSPPALIESLDFVGFGPSSFAFKNWELYYEDARGLHTGVDFILPEGSPLIAVCDGTIESAPAPDLPDAPLVLRPYLPVRYRNDDGSRQLSNVLVIYEHLMGDPTSQIVAPGDEVSAGQIIGTSGWPAYPMGERTVVQRNNPHLHVEVHLVTDGEQSLGTRCPLNPLLFWTPRLIALQARLASHGEGAPYPTQGHAFGRLGFFSVGTFDTDPDLPVFWSHEPSADQPFAEGVYTLEQTVDWLKTFEPYAPAQHQAPAALTDEAGD, encoded by the coding sequence ATGCCCACCACCAGGCGTACCCTAACACTACGGATTGCAATCCTGGCCTTTTGGGTGGTGCTGCTGCTCTTGGCAGTCGGGCCGGTATTCGCCCAGGATGGCAGCACGGCGGAGGTCGCGCCCGATGGCCTGGACGAGCTGGCTGCACGGCTGGCGCCGCTGCTGGTTGGCGCAGCGCTGATCGAGCGCGGCCTGGAATTTATTTTCAACTGGGTCGAGCGCGCGGTGCTCGATTGCAGCCATTACCTGCATGCCTTCGCAGCACGCGTTACCGGGCTGGTGACGGTCGATCTGCGACAGGCGTGGGGCGAATGGAACGATCTGACCAGCGCGTTGATCAACGAAAATCGCACCGCGGAAGCCGCTATGAGCGGCGACCCGGACAGCGACGACCCGAGCGAGTGGCCGCTCGGCACGCTGGAAGCGCGCCTGATCGAGGCGCGGGAACAGCTCGAGGCCGGGCAGACGGCGCTGGAAAAGGCGATGGACTCGCCGATCTACATCTCGCGCAAGCGCGTGGCGGCGGGTTGGCTGAGTATGTCGTTCGGCGTGGCACTGGCCGCGACGACCGGCCTGCGCCTGTTCGCGCCGCTGGGCATCGACGTGCCCGGCTGGTTCGAAAGCCCCTTCGACATCGTCGACCTCGTGCTGGCCGGGCTGCTGATGGGCCTCGGCACGGAGTGGGTGCATCAGGTGATCGGCCTGCTGATCCAGGGCAAGGGCCTGCTGGGGCGGGCCGGGACGGGGTCGAACCTGGACACGGAGCAGGTGCGCAATCTGGCCGCGCTGACCGTGGAAGACGAATTCAATGCGCGGCTGGATCAGATGCTGCCGGAGTTCCTACGCGGCGTGGTGACGGCGCACGCGGCCTCGGCGGCGGATGACGGCGACACCAAGGCCATATCGCCGCTGGCGAGCCGCATTTTGGCCGAACTGCCCGCCACGGCATCCGCCGCGGCGACTGGGTCCGGACTGCCAGGGCGCAGCAGCGTCGTCGAGGGCGCCGAGGCGGATCAGGACGAAGACGTGCTGCCTCTGGACGACACCGGCGACGAGGACGACGGAACGCTGGCCGAGACGGATGCCGCCACGACAAGCGGGACGGTGACGGCGGCGGCTCAGTCGCTGGCGTCCTCGACCGCACAGGATGCGGCACCCGCTTTGCGGCATATCGTGTCGATGCGCGACACGATGGTCACCGTGCGGCGGGGCGGCGCGGTTGCACGCCGCGAACCCACGTCCGACAGCCAGAAGCTCGGCGATCTGCGCGGCGGCGAGCATCGCTGGACGCGCGCGCTGGCCTGGGGCGACTCTACCTGGCTGCAAATCCCGTGGGATGCGCCCGACGTCAAGACCGCCTGGATTCCCGCCGAGCAGACCGACTTCCCGCGCGGGACCGGCTACACGCAGGTGTCGCGCGCATGGTACGAGTCCGACGCGGTGCTGGCCTTCCGGCGCGGGCTGCTGCGCGACCTGCTGCGCGTGCGCGGGACGGCGACCGATCGCATGGATCAGGTGAGCCGCTTGAACGGCGAGGCGCTGGTCCAGTTGGAACAGTCGCTGGCCGGGCAGACGATGATCCCCGAATACGGCAATTTCTGGCGGTTGCAGGCGCTGTTGGGCCTGCCCGACGCGTTCGACCTGCTGCCGGTGCACACCTCGCCGCCCGCGCTGATCGAGTCGCTCGATTTCGTCGGCTTTGGGCCGAGCAGCTTCGCGTTCAAGAACTGGGAGCTGTACTATGAGGACGCGCGCGGTTTGCACACGGGCGTCGATTTCATCCTGCCGGAAGGCTCGCCGCTGATCGCAGTGTGCGACGGCACGATCGAGAGCGCGCCCGCACCCGATCTGCCCGACGCGCCGTTGGTGCTGCGACCCTATTTGCCGGTACGCTACCGCAATGATGACGGTTCGCGCCAGCTTTCGAACGTTCTGGTGATTTACGAGCACCTGATGGGCGATCCCACCAGCCAGATCGTCGCGCCCGGTGACGAGGTGAGCGCGGGGCAGATCATCGGCACGTCCGGTTGGCCTGCTTACCCGATGGGCGAGCGTACGGTGGTCCAGCGGAACAACCCGCACCTGCACGTCGAAGTCCATCTGGTGACGGACGGCGAGCAGTCCCTTGGCACGCGCTGCCCGCTCAATCCGCTGCTGTTCTGGACGCCGCGCCTCATCGCGCTGCAAGCCCGGCTGGCCTCGCACGGCGAGGGCGCGCCCTATCCGACGCAGGGGCATGCGTTCGGGCGGTTGGGCTTCTTCAGCGTGGGCACGTTCGACACCGATCCCGACCTGCCCGTGTTCTGGTCGCACGAGCCGAGCGCGGACCAGCCGTTTGCGGAGGGCGTCTATACGCTTGAGCAGACGGTGGACTGGCTGAAGACCTTTGAGCCGTACGCTCCGGCGCAGCATCAGGCTCCGGCGGCGCTCACCGACGAGGCGGGTGACTGA
- a CDS encoding trypsin-like peptidase domain-containing protein yields the protein MRRVWQWMAVVGLVMLWLVAGASAQAAVAPERNAALRQAGEDWRCVEVNGETELNARSGPGLSYGVLTLLSPGAQLQADFSRATTEGMYTWVPLRLPDGEGWAVTARLTPCVTGYNDESVDVAAGEMVLDSVNQDGILDRYEIAAIARAVVLIANIQDDWIEGTGTGTIITPDGLIITNAHVIEGAEQVAIALLEDINETPVYEYYGDVIGYDDFTDVALIAIHSDTDGNPVRAADLNLPYMPATLSPHDVFRGDAVTIFGYPGIGDDYLVVTTGTIVSVENGDLNGERLPLWYRTDAEIAPGNSGGLVVDTNGEFVGIPTFVTSEAETGGRLAGIRPAEVALAVALDEADLSTAFNSSSTPDATVTPSTDPIQIHVNAVTLDHGAVQAGQTGLRLNVSFAVDVWPGQDAVLLARFYHDDVQSPPLTNPAAPADFRDASNGVVATQFITPCCDPSDYDATLFVPYTVFGLTRPGDYPLKVELALVSTDQSWARDLSWEYLLYTVQ from the coding sequence ATGCGGCGGGTATGGCAGTGGATGGCGGTGGTTGGGCTGGTGATGTTATGGCTGGTGGCCGGGGCGAGTGCCCAGGCAGCGGTCGCGCCGGAACGCAATGCGGCTCTTCGCCAGGCGGGTGAGGATTGGCGCTGCGTCGAGGTGAACGGCGAGACCGAGCTAAACGCCCGCAGCGGCCCCGGCTTGAGTTACGGCGTGCTGACGCTGCTCTCGCCCGGCGCGCAGTTGCAAGCCGATTTTTCCCGCGCCACTACCGAAGGCATGTACACCTGGGTCCCGCTGCGCCTGCCCGACGGTGAAGGCTGGGCGGTGACGGCGCGGCTCACCCCCTGCGTAACCGGCTACAACGATGAGAGTGTCGACGTGGCAGCGGGCGAGATGGTGCTGGACAGCGTCAACCAGGACGGCATTCTCGACCGCTACGAGATCGCGGCCATCGCGCGCGCCGTAGTGCTGATTGCCAACATTCAGGACGACTGGATCGAGGGCACCGGGACCGGCACGATCATCACGCCGGACGGCCTGATCATCACCAACGCGCACGTCATCGAGGGCGCGGAACAGGTGGCGATTGCGCTGCTCGAAGACATCAACGAAACACCTGTCTACGAATATTATGGCGACGTGATCGGCTACGACGACTTCACCGACGTGGCCCTGATCGCCATTCACAGTGACACCGACGGCAACCCCGTCCGCGCCGCCGACCTCAATCTGCCGTATATGCCTGCGACGCTCTCGCCGCACGACGTTTTCCGGGGTGACGCGGTGACCATCTTCGGCTATCCGGGCATCGGCGACGATTATCTGGTCGTCACCACCGGCACGATTGTCTCGGTCGAAAACGGCGACCTCAACGGCGAGCGGCTGCCGCTCTGGTACCGCACCGATGCCGAGATCGCGCCGGGGAACAGCGGCGGGCTGGTGGTCGATACCAACGGTGAGTTCGTCGGCATCCCCACGTTTGTCACGTCCGAGGCGGAAACTGGCGGACGGCTGGCCGGGATTCGTCCGGCAGAGGTCGCGCTGGCGGTCGCGCTGGACGAAGCCGACCTCTCGACGGCGTTCAATTCCTCGTCCACGCCCGACGCGACGGTGACCCCCTCGACCGATCCGATCCAGATCCACGTGAACGCGGTGACGCTGGACCACGGCGCCGTGCAGGCGGGCCAAACGGGCCTGCGTCTGAACGTCTCGTTCGCGGTCGACGTCTGGCCGGGCCAGGACGCGGTGCTGCTCGCCCGATTCTATCACGACGACGTCCAGTCACCGCCGCTGACCAATCCTGCCGCGCCCGCAGACTTTCGGGACGCGTCGAACGGCGTGGTCGCCACACAGTTCATCACGCCGTGTTGCGATCCGTCTGATTACGACGCCACGCTGTTCGTGCCCTATACCGTCTTCGGGCTGACGAGGCCGGGCGACTACCCGCTCAAGGTGGAGCTGGCACTGGTAAGTACCGATCAGAGCTGGGCGCGGGATCTGAGCTGGGAATATCTCCTTTACACCGTGCAGTGA
- a CDS encoding NUDIX domain-containing protein: protein MFGDEDRTDRHYETIPPAITVCVGAVVLRDDRALFVRQTYGDGLTGVWTLPWGYVEGVDAQGQPDPPDRAVLREVLEEGGIPAEVVGLLGLQNHAGPHGEPRLYTLFLCRALAGDPVPDGHETDAPAFFSLHDLSTLTDPIDPFCNWLAQRVLRGDHTVIPPQTDNPYRPTSHFCRLSVRPPHARLWHN, encoded by the coding sequence ATGTTCGGCGATGAAGATCGAACAGATCGACACTATGAGACGATTCCACCCGCGATCACGGTCTGCGTTGGCGCGGTCGTGCTGCGGGACGATCGGGCGCTGTTCGTGCGCCAGACCTATGGCGATGGGCTGACGGGTGTCTGGACGCTGCCGTGGGGCTACGTCGAAGGCGTCGATGCGCAGGGCCAGCCGGACCCACCCGATCGCGCCGTGCTGCGCGAGGTGTTAGAGGAGGGCGGCATCCCGGCGGAGGTGGTGGGGCTGCTCGGCCTGCAAAATCACGCCGGACCTCACGGCGAGCCGCGCCTGTATACCCTGTTCCTCTGCCGCGCACTGGCAGGCGATCCGGTTCCCGACGGCCACGAAACGGATGCCCCCGCATTTTTCTCCCTGCACGACCTGAGCACCCTTACTGACCCCATCGATCCATTTTGTAACTGGTTGGCGCAGCGCGTGCTGCGTGGCGACCACACCGTGATTCCGCCCCAGACGGATAACCCCTACAGACCGACCTCGCATTTCTGTAGGCTTTCTGTAAGGCCGCCGCACGCCCGACTATGGCATAATTAA